One window of the Microvirga mediterraneensis genome contains the following:
- a CDS encoding SDR family oxidoreductase, producing MNLFVFGLGYSVRQFIDLYGGRFTEICGTVRSPEKARAMQAEGLQAYVFDGASYDPAILDRIARADALLVSIPPVGETDPVLAHFSHAITSAPRLRWIGYLSTVGVYGNADGNWVDETTPPNPASARSRQRIAAERAWLALGGSASFSVQIFRLAGIYGPGRNALEKVADGSAKRIVKPGQVFNRIHAADIAQVLMASIERPSRNAVYNVADDEPGPPQDVIAFAADLLGREPPPEVPFEEADQTPMARAFYADNKRVRNTRIKTELGVTLRYPTYREGLRALLESGDGIMENPDTRFEA from the coding sequence ATGAACCTGTTCGTCTTCGGCCTCGGCTATTCCGTCCGCCAGTTCATCGATCTGTACGGTGGGCGATTCACGGAAATCTGCGGCACCGTCCGCTCGCCGGAGAAGGCGCGGGCGATGCAGGCGGAAGGCCTTCAGGCCTATGTATTCGACGGCGCAAGCTACGATCCCGCCATCCTCGACCGGATTGCACGGGCGGACGCGCTGCTCGTCTCCATCCCTCCCGTGGGCGAGACCGATCCTGTGCTCGCGCACTTCTCGCACGCCATCACGTCGGCTCCTCGCCTGCGCTGGATCGGCTACCTGTCGACCGTGGGCGTCTATGGCAATGCGGACGGAAACTGGGTCGACGAGACGACGCCGCCCAATCCGGCATCGGCCCGCTCGCGCCAGCGCATCGCAGCCGAGCGGGCATGGCTCGCGCTCGGCGGGAGCGCATCCTTCTCCGTGCAGATTTTCAGGCTGGCCGGAATCTATGGCCCAGGTCGCAATGCCCTGGAGAAGGTCGCGGACGGCTCCGCCAAGCGCATCGTCAAGCCGGGCCAGGTGTTCAACCGGATCCATGCGGCCGATATCGCGCAGGTTCTCATGGCATCGATCGAGCGCCCGAGCCGGAACGCCGTCTACAACGTCGCAGATGACGAGCCCGGCCCGCCGCAGGACGTCATCGCCTTTGCGGCCGATCTGCTTGGCCGCGAGCCTCCCCCGGAGGTGCCTTTCGAGGAGGCCGATCAGACGCCGATGGCGCGCGCCTTCTACGCGGACAACAAGCGCGTACGCAACACACGCATCAAGACCGAACTCGGCGTGACGCTTCGCTACCCGACCTATCGCGAGGGGTTGCGGGCCCTTCTCGAATCCGGCGATGGAATCATGGAGAACCCTGATACCCGTTTCGAGGCCTGA
- a CDS encoding FadR/GntR family transcriptional regulator, with the protein MAQPDPLPDSSNFALGRLRALLEGGSFDEEQRLPSERVLAAQIGIGRRALRRALEVLEAEGRIWRHQGKGTFLGPRPTEQPSNVEDLSRRTNPLEVMDVRLEIEPALARLAALRASNGDIERLLHLADKTASMSDADGRELWDSALHRAIAEVAGNALLLAIFDMVDRIRQDATWRLLRERARSGERQQVYVDQHRRVIAAIAQREAHAAEQAMREHLELVRDGLLKVMTSPLPDGKDPEQAISENTEDRRLHGT; encoded by the coding sequence ATGGCCCAACCCGATCCATTGCCGGATAGCTCGAACTTCGCCCTCGGGCGACTGCGAGCCCTGCTGGAAGGCGGTTCCTTCGACGAGGAGCAGCGGCTCCCGTCGGAGCGGGTTCTGGCGGCGCAGATCGGCATCGGCCGGCGCGCCCTGCGGCGGGCGCTCGAAGTGCTGGAGGCCGAAGGGCGCATCTGGCGGCATCAGGGAAAAGGGACCTTCCTCGGTCCCCGTCCGACGGAACAGCCGTCCAATGTCGAGGACCTGTCCCGGCGGACCAATCCGCTCGAAGTCATGGACGTGCGCCTGGAGATCGAGCCGGCGCTGGCCCGGCTCGCGGCCCTGCGTGCCTCGAACGGCGACATCGAGCGGCTCCTGCATCTGGCGGACAAGACCGCCTCCATGTCCGATGCCGATGGCCGCGAGCTCTGGGACAGCGCCCTTCATCGGGCGATCGCGGAGGTCGCAGGCAATGCGCTTCTGCTGGCGATCTTCGACATGGTCGACCGCATCCGCCAGGACGCCACGTGGCGCCTCCTGCGCGAGCGGGCCCGTTCAGGAGAACGGCAGCAGGTCTATGTGGACCAGCACCGGCGCGTGATCGCGGCCATCGCCCAGCGCGAGGCCCATGCGGCGGAACAGGCCATGCGCGAGCACCTCGAACTGGTGCGCGACGGGCTGTTGAAAGTGATGACGAGCCCCCTGCCCGACGGCAAGGATCCAGAACAAGCAATATCCGAAAACACCGAGGACCGACGTCTCCATGGGACTTGA
- a CDS encoding ABC transporter ATP-binding protein — translation MGLEATQQSRTHIHAPGTVGLAAEPPLLDVQGLSVRFDGAPKGVNVVDDVSFSVRKGKTLCIVGESGCGKSVTSLALMGLLPTPPARIVSGSALFDGQDLLTLTERERADLRGDRMAMIFQEPMTSLNPAFTIGDQIAEGIVRHRKVSKAEAWERALDMLKKVRIPAPEKRLRAYPHEMSGGMRQRVMIAMALANDPHLLIADEPTTALDVTIQAQILTLIRRLQEETGTAMILITHDLGVVAEVADEVAVMYAGRVVESGPVEAIFDDPQHPYTIGLMGSVPSLGKRQGRLATIRGTVPPAELMPKGCRFTPRCPFSDSHCANDPPPLTEIKPGHKARCWYAPLEIHRGAAL, via the coding sequence ATGGGACTTGAGGCAACGCAGCAATCGAGGACGCACATTCACGCTCCGGGCACAGTGGGGCTGGCCGCGGAGCCGCCCCTGCTCGACGTCCAGGGGCTTTCCGTCCGCTTCGACGGCGCGCCCAAGGGCGTGAACGTCGTCGACGACGTGTCCTTCTCCGTGCGCAAGGGCAAGACCCTGTGCATCGTCGGCGAATCCGGCTGCGGCAAGAGCGTGACGTCGCTCGCCCTCATGGGGCTCCTGCCGACGCCGCCGGCCCGGATCGTCTCCGGCTCGGCCCTGTTCGACGGGCAGGATCTCCTGACGCTCACCGAGCGCGAGCGGGCAGACCTGCGCGGCGACCGGATGGCGATGATCTTCCAGGAGCCCATGACCTCACTCAACCCGGCCTTCACCATCGGCGACCAGATCGCGGAAGGCATCGTCCGCCACCGCAAGGTCTCCAAGGCCGAGGCCTGGGAGCGGGCGCTCGACATGCTCAAGAAGGTGCGCATCCCCGCGCCCGAGAAGCGCCTGCGGGCCTATCCGCACGAGATGTCCGGCGGCATGCGCCAGCGCGTGATGATCGCCATGGCGCTCGCCAACGACCCACACCTCCTCATCGCAGACGAGCCGACCACCGCGCTCGACGTGACGATCCAGGCGCAGATCCTCACCCTCATCCGCCGCCTGCAGGAGGAGACCGGCACGGCCATGATCCTCATCACCCACGATCTCGGCGTGGTGGCGGAAGTCGCCGACGAGGTGGCTGTGATGTATGCGGGCCGCGTGGTTGAGAGCGGTCCCGTCGAGGCGATCTTCGACGACCCGCAGCATCCCTATACGATCGGCCTGATGGGCTCGGTCCCGTCGCTCGGAAAACGCCAGGGGCGCCTCGCCACGATCCGCGGCACGGTTCCGCCCGCCGAGCTGATGCCCAAGGGCTGCCGCTTCACCCCACGCTGCCCGTTCTCCGACAGCCATTGCGCCAACGATCCGCCGCCGCTCACCGAGATCAAGCCCGGCCACAAAGCACGCTGCTGGTACGCCCCTCTCGAAATCCACCGTGGAGCCGCCCTATGA
- a CDS encoding ABC transporter ATP-binding protein has translation MSVMPDDDIVLEGIGLKKHFGGGGLLSKPTIVRAVDGVSLGVRRGETFAIVGESGCGKSTLGRLLLRLIEATEGDVRYEGRSIVKLDKGELRKLRRELQIIFQDPFASLNPRMNVGDIIAEPIWLHNLAGGREKRERVADLMRTVGLLPTHMDRYPHEFSGGQRQRIGIARALAGDPKLIVGDEPVSALDVSIQAQIINLLEDLKDRFGLTLVIVAHDLAVIRHMSDRVAVMYLGEIVELSETDALFDNPLHPYTQALLAAIPIPSPTNRQPKALLQGDVPSPAAPPSGCRFHTRCPHARALCKEQHPALETAPDGRQVACHFWREIQGAGAGSISAPPPSAALAKRLALYRTWRERQDKPVATSP, from the coding sequence ATGAGCGTGATGCCCGACGACGACATCGTGCTCGAAGGCATCGGCCTGAAAAAGCATTTCGGCGGCGGCGGCCTTCTGTCGAAGCCGACGATCGTGCGCGCCGTGGACGGCGTGTCCCTCGGCGTAAGGCGCGGCGAGACCTTCGCCATCGTGGGCGAATCCGGCTGCGGCAAGTCCACCCTCGGCCGCCTCCTTCTGCGCCTCATCGAGGCGACGGAAGGCGACGTGCGCTACGAGGGCCGCTCCATCGTGAAGCTCGACAAGGGCGAGCTGCGCAAGCTGCGGCGCGAGCTGCAGATCATCTTCCAGGACCCGTTCGCGTCTCTCAACCCGCGCATGAACGTGGGCGACATCATCGCCGAGCCGATCTGGCTCCACAATCTGGCAGGCGGGCGCGAGAAGCGCGAGCGCGTCGCGGACCTCATGCGCACGGTCGGCCTGCTGCCGACGCACATGGACCGCTATCCGCACGAGTTCTCGGGCGGCCAGCGCCAGCGCATCGGCATCGCCCGGGCGCTCGCGGGCGACCCGAAGCTGATCGTCGGCGACGAGCCCGTTTCGGCGCTCGACGTGTCGATCCAGGCGCAGATCATCAACCTGCTCGAGGACCTGAAGGACCGTTTCGGCCTCACCCTCGTCATCGTGGCGCATGACCTCGCCGTCATCCGGCACATGAGCGACCGGGTCGCGGTGATGTATCTCGGCGAGATCGTGGAGCTGTCGGAGACGGACGCCCTCTTCGACAATCCGCTGCATCCTTATACCCAGGCGCTGCTCGCTGCGATCCCGATCCCGAGCCCGACGAACCGCCAGCCGAAGGCGCTGCTCCAGGGCGACGTGCCGAGCCCGGCCGCCCCTCCCTCGGGCTGCCGCTTCCATACCCGCTGCCCTCATGCCCGCGCGCTCTGCAAGGAGCAGCATCCGGCTCTCGAAACGGCGCCGGACGGGCGGCAGGTGGCGTGCCACTTCTGGCGCGAGATCCAGGGAGCGGGCGCCGGTTCCATCAGCGCGCCGCCTCCGAGCGCGGCGCTCGCCAAGCGCCTGGCGCTCTACCGTACTTGGCGCGAACGGCAGGATAAGCCCGTCGCGACGAGCCCTTGA
- a CDS encoding ABC transporter substrate-binding protein, translating into MKKRLLLALAAGLLASTAASAQTLRIGLNEDPDVLDPHRARTFVGRIVFTSLCNKLVDITPELKFTPELATEWSWGDDGKSLTFKLRPGVKFHDGEPLNAAAVKANLDRARTLPDSLRKSELTSVDNVEAVDDLTVKVNLSRADATLLSQLSDRAGMIMSPKALGNADFGQKPVCSGPYKFVERVQNDRIVLEKFADHWDAKNYNFERVVFQPIPDTTVRLANLRSGNLDLLERLAPSDVPAVKGDSSLVFAPVSGIGYQGLTINTNNGERSKTPLGQDKRVRQALELSIDRNVINEVVGAGIFPPAGQPFPEASPYNNPKFKANARDVAKAKQLLKEAGVDRVKLELTFGTSTTTQQIAEIIQAMAAETGFDISLRPTEFAAMQKEAQAGNFDVNVIGWSGRVDPDGNIHPFVSCKGALNDGKYCNEQVDKLLNEARIINDEAKRKQLYDAAQEILKQDLPIIYTYYQPWPFVHTKKVQNFKPYPDGMIRLKGVKFAS; encoded by the coding sequence ATGAAGAAGAGACTTCTCCTAGCTTTGGCCGCGGGGCTCCTGGCGAGCACCGCAGCTTCCGCGCAGACCCTGCGCATCGGCCTGAACGAAGATCCCGATGTGCTCGATCCGCACCGCGCCCGCACCTTCGTCGGGCGCATCGTGTTCACGTCGCTGTGCAACAAGCTGGTCGACATCACACCCGAACTGAAGTTCACCCCCGAGCTCGCGACCGAGTGGAGCTGGGGCGACGACGGCAAGTCGCTGACGTTCAAGCTGCGTCCCGGCGTCAAGTTCCATGACGGCGAGCCCCTGAACGCCGCCGCCGTGAAGGCCAATCTCGACCGCGCCCGCACCTTGCCGGACTCCCTGCGCAAGAGCGAGCTGACCTCCGTGGACAATGTGGAGGCCGTCGACGATCTGACCGTGAAGGTCAACCTCTCCCGCGCCGACGCGACCCTGCTCTCCCAGCTCTCCGACCGCGCCGGCATGATCATGTCGCCGAAGGCTCTCGGCAATGCCGATTTCGGCCAGAAGCCGGTCTGCTCGGGTCCCTACAAGTTCGTCGAGCGGGTCCAGAACGACCGCATCGTGCTCGAAAAATTCGCCGATCACTGGGACGCGAAGAACTACAACTTCGAGCGCGTCGTATTCCAGCCCATTCCGGACACGACCGTGCGCCTCGCCAACCTGCGCTCCGGCAACCTCGACCTTCTCGAGCGTCTCGCCCCGAGCGACGTTCCGGCCGTCAAGGGCGATTCCAGCCTGGTCTTCGCGCCTGTCTCCGGCATCGGCTACCAGGGCCTGACGATCAACACCAACAACGGCGAGCGCTCCAAGACCCCGCTCGGCCAGGACAAGCGCGTCCGACAGGCGCTTGAGCTGTCCATCGACCGCAACGTCATCAACGAAGTGGTCGGCGCGGGCATCTTCCCGCCCGCGGGCCAGCCCTTCCCGGAGGCGAGCCCCTACAACAACCCGAAGTTCAAGGCCAACGCGCGCGACGTCGCCAAGGCCAAGCAGCTTCTGAAGGAAGCCGGCGTGGACCGGGTGAAGCTCGAGCTGACCTTCGGCACCAGCACCACGACCCAGCAAATCGCCGAGATCATCCAGGCCATGGCGGCCGAGACCGGCTTCGACATCTCGCTGCGCCCGACCGAGTTCGCCGCCATGCAGAAGGAGGCCCAGGCGGGCAACTTCGACGTGAACGTGATCGGCTGGTCCGGCCGCGTCGATCCCGACGGCAACATCCACCCGTTCGTCTCCTGCAAGGGCGCACTGAACGACGGGAAGTACTGCAACGAGCAGGTCGACAAGCTCCTGAACGAAGCGCGGATCATCAACGACGAGGCCAAGCGCAAGCAGCTCTACGATGCGGCTCAGGAGATCCTGAAGCAGGATCTGCCGATCATCTACACCTACTACCAGCCCTGGCCCTTCGTTCACACGAAGAAGGTCCAGAACTTCAAGCCTTATCCGGACGGCATGATCCGCCTGAAGGGCGTGAAGTTCGCCTCTTGA
- a CDS encoding ABC transporter permease codes for MLRYIGRRILIAIPTLIIVSLLVFALQKLLPGDPVLTMAGEERDPQVLALLREKYRLDDPIPVQYFAWIGSALTGNLGISLRTDIPVLDLIMSKLPVTLELAIMAMIVALAIGIPAGIISAVRKGTAVDYTANVIALSGLSIPNFWLGIMLIMLISVRWKLLPASGYVPPTEDLWLNIKTMLMPAFVLGTGLAASLMRHTRSAMLGVMRSDYIRTARAKGLLSRKVILKHALRNALVPIVTLSTLLFGELLAGAVLTEQIFTIPGFGKLIVDAVFNRDYAVVQGVVLCTAVGFIFMNLLADVLYVLVNPRLRHAACPPQPLSPMRSRCPRSAAASSPSS; via the coding sequence ATGCTGCGCTACATCGGACGACGAATACTGATTGCCATTCCGACACTGATCATCGTGTCGCTGCTGGTCTTCGCCTTGCAGAAGCTCCTGCCCGGCGATCCGGTCCTCACCATGGCGGGCGAGGAACGCGATCCGCAGGTGCTCGCGCTCCTGCGCGAGAAGTATCGCCTGGATGATCCCATTCCGGTCCAGTACTTCGCCTGGATCGGCTCGGCCCTGACCGGCAACCTCGGGATTTCCCTGAGGACCGACATTCCGGTGCTCGACCTGATCATGAGCAAGCTGCCCGTGACCCTCGAACTCGCCATCATGGCGATGATCGTCGCGCTCGCCATCGGCATCCCGGCCGGCATCATCTCGGCCGTCAGGAAGGGAACGGCGGTCGACTACACGGCCAATGTCATCGCCCTGTCGGGCCTGTCCATTCCCAATTTCTGGCTCGGCATCATGCTCATCATGCTGATCTCCGTGCGCTGGAAGCTCCTGCCCGCCTCCGGCTACGTGCCGCCGACCGAGGACCTTTGGCTCAACATCAAGACCATGCTCATGCCGGCCTTCGTGCTCGGCACAGGCCTGGCGGCGAGCCTGATGCGTCATACCCGCAGCGCCATGCTCGGCGTCATGCGCTCGGACTACATCCGCACCGCCCGCGCCAAGGGACTTCTGTCCAGGAAAGTCATCCTGAAGCACGCCCTGCGCAACGCGCTCGTGCCGATCGTGACCCTGTCCACCCTGCTCTTCGGCGAGCTTCTCGCCGGTGCCGTGCTCACGGAGCAGATCTTCACCATTCCGGGCTTCGGCAAGCTCATCGTCGATGCGGTGTTCAACCGCGACTACGCGGTGGTGCAGGGCGTCGTCCTCTGCACGGCGGTCGGGTTCATCTTCATGAACCTGCTGGCCGATGTCCTCTATGTTCTCGTCAATCCCCGCCTGAGGCACGCCGCATGCCCGCCACAGCCGTTATCGCCGATGAGGTCGCGCTGCCCAAGAAGCGCAGCCGCGTCCTCGCCAAGTTCCTGA
- a CDS encoding ABC transporter permease: MPATAVIADEVALPKKRSRVLAKFLKNKSAVLGGVIVLFFVLVALIGPYFAPFDPVKPSFTSIRKAPSALFWFGTDELGRDLLSRMLWGARASIMAGVVSVTIAIVLGVPFGLVSGYFGGWVDAAISRATDAMLAIPFLIFAIALAAFLGPSLTNAMIAIGLSAMPIFIRLTRGQVLTVKAEDYVEGARAIGLPDFWILVRYVFPNVLPPILVQGTLTIATAIIAEASLSFLGLGQQPPNPSWGSMLNTAKNFMDQAPWMSIFPGSAIFLIVLGFNLLGDGLRDALDPREQ; encoded by the coding sequence ATGCCCGCCACAGCCGTTATCGCCGATGAGGTCGCGCTGCCCAAGAAGCGCAGCCGCGTCCTCGCCAAGTTCCTGAAGAACAAGAGCGCCGTTCTCGGCGGCGTCATCGTGCTGTTCTTCGTTCTCGTCGCCCTCATCGGCCCCTATTTCGCTCCCTTCGATCCGGTCAAGCCGAGCTTCACGAGCATTCGCAAAGCGCCGTCGGCATTGTTCTGGTTCGGCACCGACGAGCTCGGGCGAGATCTACTCTCCCGCATGCTCTGGGGCGCCCGCGCGTCCATCATGGCCGGCGTGGTCTCGGTCACCATCGCCATCGTGCTCGGCGTGCCGTTCGGCCTCGTTTCCGGTTATTTCGGCGGCTGGGTCGATGCCGCGATCTCGCGCGCCACCGATGCCATGCTGGCGATCCCCTTCCTGATCTTCGCCATCGCGCTGGCCGCGTTCCTGGGCCCGAGCCTCACCAACGCGATGATCGCCATCGGTCTTTCGGCCATGCCGATCTTCATCCGCCTCACCCGCGGGCAGGTGCTGACCGTCAAGGCGGAGGACTACGTGGAAGGCGCGCGCGCCATCGGGCTGCCCGATTTCTGGATCCTGGTGCGCTACGTGTTCCCGAACGTGTTGCCTCCGATCCTGGTCCAGGGAACGCTCACCATCGCGACCGCCATCATCGCGGAAGCGAGCCTCTCATTTCTCGGCCTCGGCCAGCAGCCTCCGAATCCCTCCTGGGGCTCCATGCTCAACACCGCCAAGAACTTCATGGATCAGGCTCCCTGGATGTCGATCTTCCCGGGCTCCGCGATCTTCCTGATCGTCCTCGGCTTCAATCTCCTCGGCGATGGCCTGCGCGACGCGCTCGACCCCCGCGAACAATAA
- a CDS encoding gamma-glutamyltransferase family protein, which produces MFTTRPEILGTFGIVTSTHWLASAAGMSMLEKGGNAFDACVASAFVLQVVEPHLVGPSGEVPAVFYSAKTKKVEVLCGQGTAPQGATIAHYKNEGLKLIPGNGLLSTVIPGAFDAWMLLLRDHGLLSLREVLEPAIYYAEQGHPLLPRVADTIKGLKEFFETEWPTTAAVFLPGGEVPKPRQLFRNPQLADTWKRIVREGEAKGSDREAQIEGARNAFYKGFVAEAIDAFVRKTEVMDQSGSRHRGVLTADDMANWSASYDAPQTYDYHNYRVNKIRPWGQGPVFLQTLALLKGFDIASMGPTSAEFVHLLTEAKKLAFADREAYYGDPDFVDVPIETLLSDAYNDERRKLITDKASFELRPGRIEGYETQVERTLAALRDLSTTNREITGGEPTLASMRSARRGDTVHIDVVDRFGNMIAAMPSGGWLQSSPVIPELGFMLNSRAQMFWLEEGLPASLAPGKRPRTTLTPTLAEKDGEPYMVFGSPGGDQQEQWQLLLFLRHAHHGLNLQEAIDLPMSHTAHFPSSFYPREQKPGHLMAEETYGAEVLDDLRARGHEIEVAPAWTVGRLVAASRDKDGLLHGAATPRLMQAYAIGR; this is translated from the coding sequence ATGTTTACGACCCGGCCAGAGATCCTCGGCACCTTCGGCATCGTCACCTCGACCCATTGGCTCGCTTCCGCCGCGGGCATGTCCATGCTCGAAAAGGGCGGCAATGCCTTCGACGCCTGCGTGGCCTCCGCGTTCGTGCTGCAGGTCGTCGAGCCGCATCTGGTGGGACCGTCGGGCGAAGTGCCGGCCGTCTTCTACTCGGCCAAGACCAAGAAGGTCGAAGTACTCTGCGGCCAGGGCACGGCGCCGCAGGGCGCCACCATCGCGCATTACAAGAACGAGGGCCTCAAGCTCATTCCCGGCAACGGCCTGCTCTCCACTGTCATACCCGGCGCCTTCGACGCATGGATGCTTCTCCTGCGCGACCACGGTCTGCTTTCGCTCAGGGAGGTTCTGGAGCCCGCGATCTACTACGCCGAACAGGGGCATCCCCTCCTGCCGCGCGTGGCGGATACCATCAAGGGCCTGAAGGAGTTCTTCGAGACGGAATGGCCCACGACGGCGGCCGTCTTCCTGCCGGGCGGCGAAGTGCCGAAGCCGCGCCAGCTCTTCCGCAATCCGCAGCTCGCGGATACCTGGAAGCGCATCGTCCGCGAAGGCGAGGCCAAGGGCAGCGACCGCGAGGCTCAGATCGAAGGCGCGCGCAACGCCTTCTACAAGGGCTTCGTGGCCGAGGCCATCGACGCCTTCGTGCGCAAGACGGAGGTCATGGACCAGAGCGGCTCACGCCATCGCGGCGTGCTGACCGCCGACGACATGGCGAACTGGTCCGCGAGCTACGACGCCCCGCAGACCTACGACTACCATAATTACCGGGTGAACAAGATCCGCCCCTGGGGCCAAGGCCCCGTCTTCCTCCAGACGCTGGCGCTCCTGAAGGGCTTCGACATCGCAAGCATGGGCCCGACCAGCGCCGAGTTCGTCCATCTTCTGACCGAGGCCAAGAAGCTCGCCTTCGCCGACCGCGAAGCCTATTACGGCGATCCCGATTTCGTCGACGTGCCGATCGAGACGCTGCTGTCGGATGCCTATAACGACGAGCGCCGCAAGCTCATCACCGACAAGGCCTCGTTCGAGCTGCGCCCCGGGCGCATCGAAGGCTACGAGACCCAGGTGGAGCGCACCCTCGCGGCCCTGCGCGACCTCTCGACGACGAACCGCGAAATCACGGGCGGCGAGCCGACGCTTGCCTCGATGCGTTCGGCCCGTCGCGGCGACACGGTGCATATCGACGTGGTGGACCGCTTCGGCAACATGATCGCCGCCATGCCGTCGGGCGGCTGGCTGCAATCCTCGCCGGTCATTCCGGAACTCGGCTTCATGCTCAATTCGCGCGCCCAGATGTTCTGGCTCGAAGAGGGGCTGCCGGCGAGCCTGGCGCCGGGCAAGCGTCCCCGCACGACACTCACACCGACCCTCGCGGAGAAGGACGGCGAGCCCTACATGGTCTTCGGCTCACCGGGCGGCGACCAGCAGGAGCAGTGGCAGCTCCTCCTCTTCCTGCGCCATGCCCATCACGGGCTGAACCTGCAGGAGGCGATCGACCTGCCGATGTCGCACACGGCGCATTTCCCCTCCTCGTTCTATCCGCGCGAGCAGAAGCCCGGCCACCTCATGGCCGAGGAAACCTACGGCGCGGAAGTGCTCGACGATCTGCGCGCGCGCGGCCACGAGATCGAGGTCGCGCCTGCCTGGACGGTCGGCCGCCTCGTGGCGGCGAGCCGCGACAAGGACGGTCTGCTCCACGGCGCCGCCACGCCGCGTCTCATGCAGGCCTATGCGATCGGACGCTGA
- a CDS encoding DUF1028 domain-containing protein translates to MTWSIIAKDPDTGAFGVAVTTKFFAVGALCPYGAARMGALATQALVNPLYGTDGIRLLAEGRSAEEIVSILTAQDPGRGSRQLHVIDRDGRTAAHTGSDCIDWCGHLTDEGVSVAGNMLAGPTVIEATLETYKRRMDLPFADRLMTALDAGQAEGGDKRGKQSAAIKVWHDEPYPMLDLRVDDHPEPLDELRRLYGVAHERFLAFMDAMATRANPGGVTDRPWIDQRARDYQEKYSGRTSS, encoded by the coding sequence ATGACCTGGTCGATCATCGCCAAGGACCCTGACACCGGCGCCTTCGGCGTCGCCGTCACCACCAAGTTCTTCGCCGTGGGGGCGCTTTGCCCCTATGGCGCGGCACGGATGGGTGCGCTGGCCACGCAGGCTCTGGTCAATCCCCTTTATGGCACGGACGGCATCCGCCTCCTGGCAGAGGGACGAAGTGCCGAGGAGATCGTCTCGATCCTCACGGCGCAGGATCCCGGCCGTGGATCGCGCCAGCTCCATGTGATCGACCGGGACGGCCGCACGGCCGCCCATACCGGTTCGGACTGCATCGACTGGTGCGGGCATCTGACCGACGAAGGCGTCTCGGTCGCGGGCAACATGCTGGCCGGCCCAACCGTCATCGAGGCGACGCTCGAAACCTACAAGCGTCGCATGGATCTGCCCTTCGCGGATCGCCTCATGACGGCGCTCGACGCCGGTCAGGCCGAAGGCGGCGACAAGCGCGGCAAGCAATCCGCCGCGATCAAGGTCTGGCACGACGAGCCTTATCCCATGCTCGATCTACGCGTGGACGATCATCCGGAGCCGTTGGACGAGCTGCGCCGGCTCTACGGCGTCGCTCACGAGCGCTTTCTGGCCTTCATGGACGCCATGGCGACGCGCGCCAATCCCGGCGGCGTCACGGACCGGCCATGGATCGACCAGAGGGCGCGCGATTACCAGGAAAAGTATTCGGGACGCACCTCAAGCTAG
- a CDS encoding sulfite exporter TauE/SafE family protein, which produces MFGIPLFDLAWLVVALLAAGAITGLLAGVFGVGGGAVAVPILYELFRILEVPEEVRMPLCVGTSLAIIIPTSLRSFSAHKAKGAVDMSILRVWAVPVVLGVGLGSVIARYAPADLFKTVFVVVAGISAIRLLFGKDTWRFGLDMPAKPIMVAYGGLIGILSALMGIGGGQLSNLFMTFYNRPIHQAVATSSGLGILISIPGAIGYIYAGWPHMADYPNVIAFQPPLALGYVSLLGFLLFIPTSTWMAPVGARLAHRLSKRRLEVAFGVFLLLVCARFFVSLLA; this is translated from the coding sequence ATGTTTGGCATTCCTCTGTTCGATCTCGCCTGGCTCGTGGTGGCGCTCCTGGCGGCCGGCGCGATCACCGGCCTGCTGGCCGGCGTCTTCGGCGTCGGCGGCGGCGCGGTCGCCGTGCCGATCCTCTACGAGCTCTTCCGAATCCTGGAGGTGCCCGAGGAGGTCCGCATGCCGCTCTGCGTCGGCACCTCGCTCGCCATCATCATCCCGACCTCCCTGCGCTCCTTCTCGGCGCACAAGGCCAAGGGCGCGGTCGACATGAGCATCCTGCGGGTCTGGGCCGTGCCGGTGGTCCTCGGCGTCGGCTTGGGCAGCGTCATCGCCCGTTACGCCCCGGCCGACCTGTTCAAGACCGTGTTCGTAGTGGTGGCGGGCATCTCGGCCATCCGCCTCCTCTTCGGCAAGGACACCTGGCGCTTCGGCCTCGACATGCCGGCGAAGCCCATCATGGTGGCCTATGGCGGGCTGATCGGCATCCTCTCGGCGCTCATGGGCATCGGCGGCGGCCAGCTCTCCAACCTGTTCATGACCTTCTACAACCGCCCGATCCACCAGGCGGTGGCGACCTCGTCGGGCCTCGGCATCCTGATCTCCATCCCCGGCGCCATCGGCTACATCTATGCCGGCTGGCCGCACATGGCCGATTATCCGAACGTCATCGCCTTCCAGCCGCCTCTGGCCCTGGGCTATGTCTCGCTGCTCGGCTTCCTGCTGTTCATTCCCACCAGCACCTGGATGGCGCCGGTCGGCGCGCGTCTCGCTCACCGGCTCTCGAAGCGCCGCCTCGAGGTGGCCTTCGGCGTCTTCCTTCTGCTCGTCTGCGCCCGCTTCTTCGTCAGCCTTCTGGCCTGA